A region of the Roseiflexus sp. RS-1 genome:
GTCTTCGCTGCTCATCGGCTCGCGTGATGACCATCAGGGTTCAACCATGACGATAGACCGCAGCAAACCACCAGCACACACCGTGTCGTAGAGGCGTCTCCTCCGCCGACCGACACAACAAACCGGCATGTGATCGTCAGGCATGCAACGCTGCCGGTTCAGGAGACATGCATTGTCTTCAGGCGGTGCATGAGACCTGTGACCGTTGTTGTAACCCGGAGCACCGGTTGATCAGCAGCCTCGACCAGCTGTATCACCGTGTGTGGGTTGCACCCGTTCTAGGTCAACACCAGATCTGCGCGCCCCATTTCGCGGAGCAGACGTGGATACATTTCGTACATAGGCTCAACCGCAGGCAACAATTTCAAGATTTTTGGAATCGGACCCTTTGCAATAATCTGACGTCGCGCCAATGCCGTCATCAGATTAATTTTGCCATGCCAGAACTGATGAGCGATATCCGCCTTCATGCTCATCTCAACATCCGGCTTCAATCCGGTATCATCGCCCCACAGGACATCGAAATACGCACCGGGTTGCGTTGGCGGCGCTGCCGCATTGATGGTCACCACAGCGCGCGGTTCTTCATAGCGAAACTGGATCACCAGATGCGAGTCGCGGATTTTCGGCGCAATGCGCGCATCGCACTTCGCCTTGTCGTACAACGTGCTCAGGCATAAGTGCAGCTCGGCATAATCCTTGAACACAGGCATACCTCGTCCTCCTGACGGCATTGAGTATGATTTGGGGGTGTGAGCATGATTATAACATATGGAGGGACAGGGGATAGATAACCTCCCCCTCAGCGCCCGTGTTCCAGTGCAATTTCGGTCTGCGTCTCGTGGGGGTGCGCCCAGCGCTTGCCGAAGAGACCGGTTCGCCCGACGTACCAGATCATGGTTCCGAGATGGGCGCCAAACCGGTCGATGAAATACTGGCGACTGCGGCTCGCACGGTAGTGTTCCCGGGCGAGCGCAATTAACGCTGCCATGTCCGCCGCCTCGTACTGATGAGCCTCGACTGGATGTGCAACGAAGAAGCGCACTTCGTCCAACCCAAACGTGGCTGACATATCGACAACGGCAGGAATCGCAGGGTACTGGGGATCGAGTGCAATGTGTCCGGTAACGCGCATCCCCAGTTCACGCGCCTGACGCACAGCATGGATCAGTGCATCACGTTCACTTTTGGATTCGAGCGCCGCGAGCGCTGCGAATTCAAAGGTCAATGCCTCGCACCCGCTGCGACGAAACGCCTCCAGGAGGGTAGTGGTGAGCCGCGTGTACGAAACACGTCCTTCCCATCTGATGCCAAGATGCATGTTGGAGAGGTGCGACAACACGGCGTACAACCAGTCCAGATCGTCGGTAAGCGCCAACCCGCTCAGCATGACATGACGCACGCCATGTTCTTGAACAAGAGAGCGCAGTTCCGTCATCAGCAGCGCTGGTTGACGGGGCGCCGGCGTTCCGTCTCTGCGCAACCGCCCGATCAGGACCGGCGTTCGCAACTCGCCTTTCGGCGTCGTCAGCGGGTAGCGTTCAAGCGCGAGCAGATGCCGTGCCGGGAATGGCAACCGGTCGAGGTCGTCATCAAGCGCCAGGAGCGCACATGCAACGAGGCGTTTGACCTCTGGCGCGTGCGGCAGAACGCGGTTGAGTTCGGCAAGTGCGTGTGACGCAAGCCAGGGCGGCAGATGATCCCGCACTCCCAGCAGCAATGGCAGCGCTGTTCCGCTGAAGGTGACGCGCCCCGCGACTGCAGCGGCTTCCGCAACGTTATCGGCGGCAACAATAGTCACCTGCGGTCGGAATGCCCGGATCGCTTCCAGATAATCTACGCGGGGATCGCTCTGATAGAGCGCCTGATCATAAATGCGCACAATATGGCGTTGCTGTTCAAGGAATGCTGCGACATAGCACAACGGCAGCGGTGGCGTTGCGTAAGGTTCGTCAAGGCGGGGAAGCGCAACCAGAGCGATCTTCACGGGTTCCTCAACCGATCACAAGCGACAAGCCACAGGCGTATCACATCTTCACAGAAGAGATTATAGCCACCTTTATTGATGACCGGGTGAACACCCGTCTATAGTTTGGTAAAAGAATCGTCATTCACGCCTGCCCATCTGCCAGCGGCAGGGTGAAGGTAAAGGTCGTGCCGACCCCCTCTTCGCTTTCGACCCAGATGCGCCCGCCGTGCCCTTCGACGATCTGCTGGCAGATCGCCAGACCCAGACCGAGATTGTTGCCGTGGGTGCGACGGTGTTTCGCCACCTGATAGAACCGCTGGAATATCTTTCCTAATTCGCTTGCCGGAATGCCCACGCCGGTATCGGAGACTCGCACGCGGACTTCCTGATCATGAACGTCGGCAGAGACGGAGATCGTGCCGCCGGCTGGAGTTGCTTTGATCGCATTCTCGATCAGATTGGTCAACACCTGGCCAATCCGCTGACCGTCGAACCGGCACAACGGCAGGTGCGTCACGTGACTGACAAGTGCCAGCTGCTGCTGCTCCGCCTGTAGTTTCAACCGGTTGACCGTGCCCGCAATGAGCAGCGCAAGATCGCCCACGTCGGGCTGCAATGCCAGCCGACCGGCTTTGAACCGGTTGTATTCGAGCAGTTCGGCGACACGACTGCTCAGTTGTTCGATCTGCTCGTCCGCCATCTTGAGAAAATCCTGCTGCAACGACGTCAGCGGACCGGCGCGTTCCTGGAGCACCAGTTTGACAAAGCCGTTGAGGGTATGGAGCGGGTTGCGCAACTCGTGCGATACCATCGAGATGAAATCCATACGGGCGCGTTCTTCGGCTTTGTGGTCGGTGATGTCGTGCAGCACAATCGCCGTCAGATCGGG
Encoded here:
- a CDS encoding radical SAM protein, with protein sequence MKIALVALPRLDEPYATPPLPLCYVAAFLEQQRHIVRIYDQALYQSDPRVDYLEAIRAFRPQVTIVAADNVAEAAAVAGRVTFSGTALPLLLGVRDHLPPWLASHALAELNRVLPHAPEVKRLVACALLALDDDLDRLPFPARHLLALERYPLTTPKGELRTPVLIGRLRRDGTPAPRQPALLMTELRSLVQEHGVRHVMLSGLALTDDLDWLYAVLSHLSNMHLGIRWEGRVSYTRLTTTLLEAFRRSGCEALTFEFAALAALESKSERDALIHAVRQARELGMRVTGHIALDPQYPAIPAVVDMSATFGLDEVRFFVAHPVEAHQYEAADMAALIALAREHYRASRSRQYFIDRFGAHLGTMIWYVGRTGLFGKRWAHPHETQTEIALEHGR